A stretch of Solea senegalensis isolate Sse05_10M linkage group LG10, IFAPA_SoseM_1, whole genome shotgun sequence DNA encodes these proteins:
- the LOC122775382 gene encoding ras-related protein Rap-1b-like has translation MREYKLVVLGSGGVGKSALTVQFVQGIFVEKYDPTIEDSYRKQVEVDGQQCMLEILDTAGTEQFTAMRDLYMKNGQGFALVYSITAQSTFNDLQDLREQILRVKDTEDVSVALLKTF, from the exons ATGCGTGAGTACAAGCTTGTGGTGCTGGGATCAGGAGGTGTGGGAAAGTCAGCactg ACAGTCCAATTTGTGCAAGGGATTTTTGTTGAGAAGTATGACCCCACAATAGAAGACTCCTACAGGAAG CAAGTTGAGGTCGATGGGCAGCAATGTATGTTAGAAATCCTGGACACGGCTGGAACA GAGCAGTTCACAGCTATGAGGGACCTGTACATGAAGAATGGCCAAGGTTTTGCTCTGGTGTACTCCATTACAGCGCAGTCAACATTTAATGACCTACAGGACCTCCGGGAACAGATCCTGAGAGTAAAGGACACAGAGGACGTGAGTGTTGcactgttaaaaacattttga